The following proteins are encoded in a genomic region of Primulina huaijiensis isolate GDHJ02 unplaced genomic scaffold, ASM1229523v2 scaffold42297, whole genome shotgun sequence:
- the LOC140969555 gene encoding F-box/FBD/LRR-repeat protein At3g14710-like translates to MGENIQIDSNAGKKPRITYDDSENIITNLPECIISQILSLLPTKDALRTCVLSKDWEYKWTSIYNIHISDGERFLLKQTRKTSFVNFVDRVFFLSRHSTLKRFYLCCRHKYDSHRVISWISGALMRNVEDMHIVYNDEGVVLPRCLFDCKSLTSLKLQLPCIFRVSAHNLFFSLKILYLTKTKILSDHVLSTDRLIFDFPVLETLELQNCEWLKVNFVEINSPALTKLHVIHYLSLPEADKYRIKISGAKIAKFEYYGHFLEFFDLGTSSVFSAAVDFHCFPKDIQVVRKNGLQARSLLKGLFSGLNHLKLSGEVVEAIAKSKQGHPLPQFNMLKRLEVFTKCDSGELLEFLHATPFLESIVLHMDHWDDYDYDAVQYVPSCIMSHLNEVRFSRFSKRLPDYRMADFLLSNATQLKKMTGLRRDSREERQKKKMSGDESEEKEIEDFWAKLRSAFKHKKHGRF, encoded by the exons ATGGGGGAAAACATTCAGATTGACAGCAATGCTGGTAAGAAACCAAGAATAACGTATGATGACAGCGAAAACATCATCACTAATTTACCTGAATGTATTATTAGTCAAATTCTGTCCCTCCTGCCTACAAAGGACGCTCTGCGAACTTGTGTTCTGTCCAAAGACTGGGAATACAAATGGACTTCCATTTACAATATACACATAAGTGATGGAGAGCGATTTTTGCTTAAGCAAACTAGGAAGACGAGCTTTGTTAATTTTGTGGACAGGGTCTTCTTTCTTTCTCGGCATTCGACCTTAAAGAGATTTTATCTTTGTTGTCGTCATAAGTACGATTCACATCGCGTAATATCATGGATATCTGGTGCACTAATGAGAAACGTCGAGGATATGCATATAGTTTATAACGACGAAGGAGTTGTTTTACCCCGTTGCCTTTTCGATTGCAAGTCATTGACTAGTTTGAAACTGCAATTGCCTTGTATTTTCAGAGTTTCAGCCCATAATCTTTTTTTCAGTCTTAAGATTTTGTATCTTACTAAAACTAAAATTCTAAGTGACCATGTCCTCAGTACCGACcgattgatatttgattttccGGTCCTGGAAACTCTTGAACTACAGAACTGTGAGTGGTTGAAAGTAAATTTTGTGGAAATCAATTCTCCAGCCTTGACTAAGCTCCATGTGATACATTACTTGAGTCTTCCTGAAGCAGATAAATACCGGATCAAGATTTCTGGAGCCAAGATTGCGAAGTTCGAATATTATGgtcattttcttgaattttttgatcTCGGTACATCATCAGTCTTTTCTGCAGCTGTTGATTTTCACTGTTTTCCAAAAGATATCCAAGTAGTTAGAAAGAATGGATTACAAGCTCGGTCCTTATTGAAAGGATTATTCTCTGGtctaaatcatttgaaattatccGGGGAGGTTGTTGAG GCCATCGCCAAATCTAAACAAGGGCATCCGCTTCCTCAATTTAATATGCTGAAACGATTAGAAGTTTTCACAAAATGCGACAGTGGAGAACTTCTAGAGTTTCTTCACGCGACCCCATTTCTTGAATCCATCGTCTTACATATG GACCACTGGGATGACTACGATTATGACGCGGTGCAATATGTGCCATCATGTATCATGTCCCATCTTAATGAAGTTCGGTTTAGTCGGTTCAGCAAGAGACTACCAGATTATCGTATGGCAGATTTTTTATTGTCGAATGCTACACAGCTAAAGAAAATGACGGGGCTGCGCAGGGACAGTCGGGAAGAAAGGCAAAAGAAGAAAATGTCAGGGGATGAATCTGAAGAAAAGGAAATTGAGGATTTCTGGGCAAAACTGAGAAGTgcatttaaacataaaaaacatGGTAgattttga